One genomic region from Lates calcarifer isolate ASB-BC8 linkage group LG10, TLL_Latcal_v3, whole genome shotgun sequence encodes:
- the zgc:153031 gene encoding zgc:153031 encodes MENSHQDKVQKKPIRLIAAACNDMGIGKDGKLPWHLPSEFRYFVDTVTRVSRPGKMNLMVWGRLCWFSNPETMFPMANILHVVLSNTLNTVPDHAHFLCQDFESAIRLAAEPPLADVIETIWIGGGTQVYKDALNHPWCDLVYLTDIMADFDCDVFFPEFDKGLFKLQERFPDVPSGVQEENGVKYKFQVFKKETGNGV; translated from the exons ATGGAAAACAGCCACCAGGACAAAGTGCAGAAGAAACCAATCCGCCTTATAGCAGCTGCGTGCAATGACATGGGGATCGGGAAAGATGGAAAACTGCCCTGGCATTTACC GTCTGAATTCCGTTACTTTGTGGACACTGTCACAAGGGTGTCGAGACCAG GAAAGATGAATTTGATGGTCTGGGGCAGACTGTGCTGGTTCTCTAACCCAGAAACAATGTTCCCGATGGCTAATATTCTGCATGTGGTGTTGAGTAACACACTCAA CACAGTTCCAGATCATGCCCACTTCTTGTGTCAAGACTTTGAGAGTGCCATCCGCTTGGCTGCTGAGCCCCCCCTCGCTGACGTAATAGAGACCATCTGGATTGGTGGTGGTACACAGGTCTACAAG GACGCACTGAATCACCCATGGTGTGACTTGGTTTACCTGACAGACATCATGGCCGACTTTGACTGCGACGTTTTCTTCCCCGAGTTTGACAAAGGACTGTTTAAATTGCAAGAGAG ATTTCCTGACGTACCAAGTGGTGTTCAAGAGGAGAATGGGGTTAAGTATAAATTTCAAGTGTTCAAGAAGGAGACTGGTAATGGTGTGTAG
- the mterf2 gene encoding transcription termination factor 2, mitochondrial — translation MLRLIATSLCLRCQRVTALPLNLRPCVTLSSGENQQTVEALYDLSVDIQKIRKLKGWVLHQSPAYTKEVADLLKDMGASGPIISRILAVYPEAVLCQPEEMQAQRELWMTVCPNQKELVGIIEKFPASFFISSSHHDSQRNNIAYFQSLNLNKRIITKLMASAPQSFSRPVEQNEVMVRTLQQAYRELGGEEANMKIWLQKLLSQNPFVLLKPPEALRQNLLFLRDRGFSTAELLRLLSKLRGFVTELNPNSMRRTLAYSQDTMGCSESELRDIVLNCPALLYYPEAILAERFEGLLRAGISMSQIMETPTVLELTTQIVNYRIQRLRMHGYDIRTGSLEVLNGTKKDFEMSYGKLQLRRERPLFNPVAPLKVDD, via the coding sequence ATGTTGCGCTTGATCGCAACATCCCTGTGCCTCCGGTGCCAACGTGTAACAGCCCTACCTTTAAACCTCAGGCCATGTGTGACACTGAGTTCAGGAGAGAACCAGCAGACCGTGGAGGCTCTCTATGACCTCTCTGTTGACATTCAGAAGATCCGGAAACTCAAGGGCTGGGTCCTGCATCAGAGCCCAGCCTATACTAAGGAGGTAGCTGACCTGCTGAAGGACATGGGGGCCTCGGGCCCAATAATTTCCCGGATTTTAGCAGTTTATCCTGAGGCGGTCCTCTGTCAGCCAGAGGAGATGCAGGCTCAGAGGGAGCTGTGGATGACCGTGTGCCCAAACCAGAAAGAGCTGGTTGGTATCATTGAGAAATTCCCTGcctccttcttcatctcctccagccACCATGACAGCCAGCGGAACAACATTGCTTACTTCCAGAGCTTAAACCTCAACAAGCGAATCATCACCAAACTCATGGCCAGCGCTCCCCAGAGCTTCAGCCGGCCGGTGGAGCAGAACGAGGTGATGGTGCGCACCCTCCAGCAGGCCTACCGGGAGCTGGGAGGGGAGGAGGCCAACATGAAGATCTGGCTTCAGAAGCTGCTGAGCCAGAACCCATTTGTTCTCCTCAAGCCCCCGGAGGCGCTGAGGCAGAACCTGCTGTTCCTAAGAGACAGAGGCTTCAGCACAGCAGAgctcctccgcctcctctccAAGCTCAGGGGCTTCGTCACCGAGCTGAACCCGAACAGCATGCGTCGCACCCTGGCGTACTCCCAGGACACCATGGGCTGCTCTGAGTCAGAGCTGCGGGACATTGTCCTCAACTGCCCTGCTCTGCTTTACTACCCTGAAGCCATTCTGGCTGAGCGCTTTGAGGGGCTCCTCAGAGCTGGGATCAGCATGTCTCAGATCATGGAGACTCCGACCGTTCTGGAGCTGACCACGCAGATAGTGAATTACCGCATCCAGCGTCTGAGGATGCATGGCTATGACATAAGGACAGGTAGTCTGGAGGTCTTAAATGGCACTAAGAAGGATTTTGAGATGAGTTATGGAAAACTACAGCTACGTAGAGAGAGACCACTTTTTAACCCTGTCGCGCCTTTAAAAGTAGATGACTGA
- the cry1b gene encoding cryptochrome-1b, which translates to MVVNTIHWFRKGLRLHDNPSLRDSIQGADTLRCIYILDPWFAGSSNVGINRWRFLLHCLEDLDASLRKLNSRLFVIRGQPTDVFPRLFKEWHITRLSYEYDSEPFGKERDAAIQKLAKEAAVEVMVRISHTLYDLDKIIELNGGQSPLTYKRFQALINHMDAVELPVETITSEFIKKCATPISEDHDEKFGVPSLEELGFETEGLITAVWPGGETEALMRLERHLERKAWVANFERPRMNANSLLASPTGLSPYLRFGCLSCRLFYFKLTDLYRKVKKNSTPPLSLYGQLLWREFFYTTATNNPCFDKIEGNPVCVQIPWDRNPEALAKWAEGRTGFPWIDAIMTQLRQEGWIHHLARHAVACFLTRGDLWISWEEGMKVFEELLLDADWSVNAGSWMWLSCSSFFQQFFHCYCPVGFGRRTDPNSDYIRRYLPILRGFPAKYIYDPWNAPEEVQKAAKCIIGVHYPRPMVNHAEASRINIERMKQIYQQLSCYRGLGLLATVPANPNNGASGSNVAGVSTGTSQGPGGFSEDQSIQEGTSRTERGQSAQKRRHEEAPSENSSKSWRQSK; encoded by the exons ATGGTGGTCAACACCATACACTGGTTCAGGAAGGGACTACGGCTGCACGACAACCCGTCCCTGAGGGACTCCATCCAGGGAGCGGACACCCTGCGCTGCATCTACATCCTGGACCCCTGGTTCGCAGGGTCCTCCAATGTGGGCATCAACAGGTGGAG GTTTTTGTTGCATTGTTTAGAGGACTTGGATGCCAGCCTGCGCAAACTCAACTCACGCTTGTTTGTCATTAGAGGCCAGCCCACAGATGTCTTCCCTCGTCTTTTTAAG GAATGGCACATCACCCGTTTATCTTATGAATATGACTCTGAGCCGTTTGGCAAGGAACGTGATGCCGCTATCCAAAAGCTAGCCAAAGAGGCTGCGGTAGAGGTCATGGTGCGGATTTCACACACCCTCTACGATCTGGACAA GATCATAGAACTCAATGGTGGTCAGTCTCCTCTAACATACAAGCGCTTCCAGGCCCTCATTAACCATATGGATGCTGTGGAGCTGCCTGTGGAGACAATCACATCTGAGTTTATTAAAAAATGTGCCACACCCATCAGTGAAGACCATGACGAGAAGTTTGGGGTGCCGTCTCTGGAAGAACTTG GTTTTGAGACAGAGGGCCTGATCACAGCAGTATGGCCAGGTGGAGAAACTGAAGCCCTCATGAGGCTAGAACGGCATCTGGAAAGAAAG GCATGGGTGGCAAACTTTGAGCGTCCACGCATGAACGCTAACTCCCTGCTGGCCAGTCCCACAGGACTCAGCCCTTACCTGCGCTTTGGATGTCTTTCCTGTCGGCTCTTCTACTTCAAACTTACTGATCTGTACAGGAAG GTCAAGAAGAACAGCACCCCACCTCTTTCCTTGTATGGCCAGCTGCTGTGGAGGGAGTTCTTCTATACGACTGCCACCAACAACCCCTGCTTTGACAAGATAGAGGGAAACCCTGTCTGTGTCCAGATCCCCTGGGACAGAAACCCAGAGGCGCTGGCCAAGTGGGCAGAGGGACGGACGGGCTTTCCCTGGATAGACGCCATTATGACCCAGCTAAGGCAGGAGGGATGGATCCATCACTTGGCGAGGCATGCTGTGGCCTGCTTCCTTACCAGGGGAGACCTCTGGATCAGCTGGGAGGAAGGCATGAAG GTCTTTGAAGAGTTGCTGTTGGATGCAGACTGGAGTGTGAACGCTGGCAGCTGGATGTGGCTCTCATGCAGCTCATTTTTCCAGCAGTTTTTCCACTGCTATTGCCCAGTAGGATTTGGACGACGTACGGATCCCAACAGTGACTACATACG gCGTTATTTGCCCATATTAAGGGGCTTTCCAGCCAAGTACATCTATGATCCCTGGAATGCCCCAGAGGAAGTGCAGAAAGCAGCCAAGTGTATCATAGGAGTTCACTACCCCAGGCCCATGGTGAACCATGCTGAGGCCAGCCGCATCAACATAGAACGGATGAAGCAAATTTACCAGCAGCTTTCCTGCTACAGAGGACTGG GTCTGCTGGCAACAGTACCTGCCAATCCCAACAATGGTGCAAGTGGCAGTAATGTTGCAGGGGTCAGCACAGGGACTAGTCAGGGTCCAGGAGGATTCTCTGAAGACCAGTCCATTCAGGAGGGAACATCTCGAACAG AAAGAGGACAGTCGGCGCAGAAACGACGCCACGAAGAAGCTCCGTCCGAGAACAGCTCTAAATCCTGGCGGCAGAGCAAATAA